From one Streptomyces mobaraensis genomic stretch:
- a CDS encoding helix-turn-helix domain-containing protein — MTTKVTELSEFLRSRRARLRPEDVGLTPFGGRRRVPGLRREELAQVAGVSVAYYTRLEQGRGQNVSTSVLDAIADALRLDTAERHHLHKLARPENRPRRPADRPQRVRPAVRHLLDSMENVPAHVLGRRLDVLAWNRMNTALLGDFGALPPQRRNMAWMVFLDPAVRELYADWEGKASDIVALLRSHAGCYPDDPALASLIGELSMKSPEFRKLWAAHDVRDKCFGIKELRHPVVGPLTLACETLVLPVDQDQRVVTYHAEPGSASAESLRLLASWTLEAAGGGGTAAPAEGRDAVSGER; from the coding sequence GTGACAACCAAAGTGACAGAGCTCAGCGAGTTCCTCCGCTCCCGCCGTGCCCGGCTGCGGCCGGAGGACGTGGGGCTGACGCCCTTCGGCGGGCGGCGGCGGGTGCCGGGGCTGCGGCGCGAGGAGCTGGCCCAGGTCGCGGGGGTCAGCGTCGCCTACTACACCCGGCTCGAACAGGGGCGGGGGCAGAACGTGTCGACGTCGGTGCTGGACGCCATCGCCGACGCGCTCCGGCTGGACACGGCCGAACGGCACCACCTGCACAAGCTCGCCCGCCCGGAGAACCGGCCGCGGCGCCCCGCCGACCGGCCGCAGCGCGTCCGGCCCGCCGTGCGGCACCTGCTGGACTCCATGGAGAACGTGCCGGCGCACGTGCTGGGCCGGCGGCTGGACGTCCTCGCCTGGAACCGGATGAACACCGCGCTGCTGGGCGACTTCGGCGCGCTGCCGCCGCAGCGGCGCAACATGGCCTGGATGGTCTTCCTCGACCCGGCGGTCCGGGAGCTCTACGCGGACTGGGAGGGCAAGGCGTCCGACATCGTCGCGCTGCTCCGCTCGCACGCCGGCTGCTACCCCGACGACCCCGCCCTCGCCTCGCTGATCGGCGAACTGTCCATGAAGAGCCCGGAGTTCCGGAAGCTGTGGGCCGCGCACGACGTCCGCGACAAGTGCTTCGGGATCAAGGAGCTGCGCCACCCCGTCGTCGGCCCGCTGACCCTCGCCTGCGAGACGCTGGTGCTGCCCGTGGACCAGGACCAGCGGGTGGTGACGTACCACGCGGAGCCGGGCTCGGCGTCCGCCGAGTCGCTGCGGCTGCTGGCCAGCTGGACCCTGGAGGCGGCCGGTGGCGGCGGCACGGCGGCGCCCGCCGAGGGGCGCGACGCCGTGTCCGGCGAACGCTGA
- a CDS encoding mannosyltransferase family protein yields the protein MARIPIPKAPPGRRCPVEEAAERPPGERGPGRRPGPPAAAVRFLRLDRLDAADRAVLGFYALTRIAVLITGYCGAWLFPSDPEARRAPSFLSLWARWDWDFFRRIAEHGYFAEPGAPGSAHPDNREAFFPGLPMILRAVHTVVPSWPLAGLLVSFAAGAVAAVALSRIARLRLPAEAGERAGPRAALFLLVSPCAVFLAAGYTEALFLAFALPAWLAAERNRWALAAALGALATTVRISGLFLAAALVVRFLVAARESGREHRRWRPAPWLALPALPALAYGWYLQAHTGDWMAWKHAQERGWYRQFHTPWEAWWHTWDGAFSHTNPTAYAAMFQAELLAMAVGVLLLALLVRRRQWPEAVYIGLSLWALGTSYWYMSVPRATLLWWPLWVALAVASVRRPWIRAAYLTVAAPLATVLTLVFTSGKWAG from the coding sequence ATGGCCCGGATACCGATACCCAAGGCACCGCCCGGGAGGCGGTGCCCAGTGGAGGAGGCGGCGGAGCGGCCGCCCGGGGAGCGCGGTCCGGGCCGCCGCCCCGGCCCGCCGGCCGCCGCGGTCCGGTTCCTGCGGCTCGACCGGCTGGACGCCGCGGACCGGGCCGTGCTCGGGTTCTACGCGCTCACCAGGATCGCCGTCCTGATCACCGGCTACTGCGGCGCCTGGCTGTTCCCCTCGGACCCCGAGGCCCGGCGGGCTCCGTCGTTCCTGTCGCTGTGGGCGCGCTGGGACTGGGACTTCTTCCGGCGGATCGCCGAACACGGCTACTTCGCCGAGCCCGGTGCCCCCGGCTCGGCCCATCCGGACAACCGGGAGGCGTTCTTCCCCGGCCTGCCGATGATCCTGCGGGCCGTGCACACGGTGGTGCCGAGCTGGCCGCTGGCCGGCCTGCTGGTCTCCTTCGCGGCCGGCGCGGTGGCCGCCGTGGCGCTCTCCCGGATCGCGCGGCTGCGCCTCCCGGCGGAGGCCGGGGAACGGGCGGGGCCGCGCGCCGCGCTGTTCCTGCTGGTGTCGCCGTGCGCGGTGTTCCTGGCCGCCGGCTACACGGAGGCCCTGTTCCTGGCCTTCGCCCTGCCGGCCTGGCTGGCCGCCGAGCGGAACCGCTGGGCGCTCGCCGCCGCCCTGGGCGCCCTGGCCACGACCGTCCGCATCAGCGGCCTCTTCCTGGCGGCGGCCCTCGTCGTCCGGTTCCTGGTCGCCGCGCGGGAGTCCGGACGTGAGCACCGCCGGTGGCGCCCGGCCCCCTGGCTCGCGCTCCCCGCCCTGCCGGCCCTGGCCTACGGCTGGTACCTCCAGGCGCACACGGGCGACTGGATGGCCTGGAAGCACGCGCAGGAGCGCGGCTGGTACCGGCAGTTCCACACGCCGTGGGAGGCGTGGTGGCACACCTGGGACGGCGCCTTCTCGCACACCAATCCCACCGCCTACGCCGCGATGTTCCAGGCGGAGCTGCTCGCCATGGCGGTCGGGGTGCTGCTGCTGGCCCTGCTGGTGCGGCGGCGGCAGTGGCCGGAGGCGGTGTACATCGGGCTGAGCCTGTGGGCGCTGGGCACCTCGTACTGGTACATGTCGGTCCCCCGGGCCACCCTGCTGTGGTGGCCGCTCTGGGTCGCGCTGGCCGTGGCGAGCGTGCGCCGGCCGTGGATCCGCGCCGCCTACCTGACGGTGGCGGCCCCCCTGGCGACCGTGCTCACCCTGGTCTTCACGTCGGGCAAGTGGGCCGGCTGA
- a CDS encoding MFS transporter: MRAGLVLLTLCSGLFMAMLDNLVVTTALPAIGAELRSGTAGLQWVVEGYALVYAALLLGGGALGDRWGRRPVYLAGLALFTAGSALCALAGSLGVLVAGRAVQGCGAALLTPGSLAIVRHVFTGDNERARAIGVWSGVSGSGLALGPVVGGPLVDHFGWASVFWVNVPVGVVGLVLAARVLPDVPRTARRADPAGQATVALGLGALVYALVEGPVRGWDDGRVAGAGAVALLGLAAFVAVERRVAAPMADLRLLADRTAGTAAWAGFAVSFGFFGLGTFLSLHLQYVLGLSPTEAGWAMAPCTLATAVASVAAGRLCARYGPRPPLAAGLLLVAASLAAFARYGPDARVADFGWLLGVLGVGLGLVFTPVSVAVLGAVPPERAGMASATASMAREVGGVAGVAVMGAVLTARFEAVLRDRLPPGGGTDAAALAHAVTAGGGRGLGRAGGAGDGIGRTVNQAFVAGLHLAALVSAGVLAGVAVVVVVVMRRPRGDIGGRAAGALVRRS, from the coding sequence GTGCGTGCGGGACTCGTGCTGCTGACCCTCTGCTCCGGCCTCTTCATGGCCATGCTGGACAACCTCGTCGTGACCACGGCCCTGCCTGCCATCGGCGCGGAGCTGCGGAGCGGGACGGCCGGACTCCAGTGGGTGGTGGAGGGGTACGCCCTGGTCTACGCCGCCCTGCTGCTCGGCGGCGGGGCGCTGGGCGACCGGTGGGGGAGGCGGCCGGTCTACCTCGCGGGGCTCGCCCTGTTCACCGCGGGCTCCGCGCTCTGCGCGCTCGCCGGGAGCCTCGGCGTCCTGGTCGCGGGGCGGGCGGTGCAGGGGTGCGGGGCGGCCCTGCTGACCCCGGGATCACTCGCCATCGTGCGGCACGTTTTCACCGGGGACAACGAACGCGCCCGGGCGATCGGCGTCTGGAGCGGGGTCTCCGGCTCGGGGCTGGCCCTCGGGCCCGTCGTCGGAGGGCCGCTGGTCGACCACTTCGGCTGGGCGAGCGTCTTCTGGGTCAACGTGCCGGTCGGCGTCGTCGGCCTGGTGCTCGCCGCCCGGGTGCTGCCGGACGTCCCGCGGACCGCGCGCCGGGCCGACCCGGCCGGTCAGGCGACCGTCGCGCTCGGGCTCGGCGCCCTGGTGTACGCGCTGGTGGAAGGGCCCGTCCGGGGCTGGGACGACGGACGGGTGGCCGGGGCCGGTGCCGTGGCGCTGCTCGGACTGGCCGCGTTCGTGGCCGTCGAACGGCGGGTCGCGGCGCCGATGGCGGACCTGCGCCTGCTGGCCGACAGGACCGCCGGCACGGCCGCCTGGGCCGGGTTCGCCGTCAGCTTCGGGTTCTTCGGCCTCGGGACCTTCCTCAGCCTCCACCTCCAGTACGTCCTGGGCCTGTCGCCCACCGAGGCGGGCTGGGCCATGGCGCCCTGCACCCTGGCCACCGCCGTCGCCTCGGTCGCGGCCGGGCGGCTGTGCGCCCGGTACGGGCCGCGCCCGCCGCTCGCCGCCGGTCTGCTTCTCGTCGCGGCGTCCCTCGCCGCGTTCGCCCGGTACGGGCCCGACGCCCGCGTCGCGGACTTCGGCTGGCTCCTGGGCGTCCTCGGCGTCGGCCTCGGCCTCGTCTTCACCCCCGTCTCCGTCGCCGTGCTGGGCGCGGTCCCGCCCGAGCGGGCCGGTATGGCCTCGGCCACGGCGAGCATGGCCCGCGAGGTGGGCGGTGTGGCCGGAGTGGCCGTCATGGGCGCGGTGCTGACGGCCCGTTTCGAGGCCGTGCTGCGCGACCGGCTGCCTCCGGGCGGCGGGACCGACGCGGCCGCGCTGGCCCACGCGGTCACGGCCGGCGGCGGACGGGGGCTCGGGCGGGCCGGTGGTGCCGGGGACGGGATCGGACGGACCGTCAACCAGGCCTTCGTGGCCGGGCTGCACCTCGCCGCGCTGGTTTCGGCGGGCGTGCTGGCCGGGGTCGCGGTGGTCGTCGTGGTGGTGATGCGGCGGCCTCGGGGTGACATCGGGGGCCGAGCGGCCGGGGCGCTGGTGCGCCGGTCCTGA
- a CDS encoding alpha/beta hydrolase, with protein MPTYETRQHPAAAPPGRRAVVAAALLAAVAGPAARAAAAVPGRPQAGPAPLRLPAPTGPYAIGTAALHLTDSARPDPWRRDRRREVMVSFWYPAVPGTGGAEPAPHMEPAAAVHFGGEDGMAALNYRVPPGSTDWRETRSHARPGARVLPGGPRPVVLWSSGTGDPRTWGTGLVEELASRGYVVVTIDHTYEASEVLFPDGALAVSVLPALMKRPNPDLAALTRRSMEARVGDVPFVLDRLHALRRGGRTAAERALPRGLAEALDLSRTGMAGHSGGGFTAAQALCDDTRLVTGINLDGQMHFPTKADGSGVELGAVAEKGLDRPFLLIGSAADVADNRPGWDALVRHSRGHVRRLIVHDTAHGAFTDAAALLPRLAERGTLSRETVTELLGALSAGRSIAITRALVTAFLDRRLRDRDARPGDVPTDPFPEVERVR; from the coding sequence GTGCCGACGTACGAGACCCGGCAGCACCCCGCGGCGGCCCCGCCCGGCCGGCGGGCCGTGGTGGCCGCCGCCCTGCTGGCCGCCGTCGCCGGACCGGCGGCGCGGGCCGCGGCGGCGGTCCCCGGCCGCCCTCAGGCGGGCCCGGCGCCGCTCCGGCTGCCCGCGCCCACCGGCCCGTACGCGATCGGTACGGCCGCGCTGCACCTGACCGACAGCGCCCGGCCGGACCCCTGGCGGCGCGACCGGAGGCGCGAGGTGATGGTGAGCTTCTGGTACCCGGCGGTTCCCGGGACGGGCGGCGCGGAGCCGGCGCCGCACATGGAGCCCGCGGCGGCGGTCCACTTCGGCGGGGAGGACGGCATGGCCGCCCTCAACTACCGGGTACCGCCCGGGAGCACGGACTGGCGGGAGACGCGGAGCCACGCCCGCCCCGGCGCCCGGGTGCTGCCCGGCGGCCCCCGGCCGGTCGTGCTCTGGTCGTCCGGGACCGGCGACCCGCGCACCTGGGGCACCGGCCTCGTCGAGGAACTGGCCTCGCGCGGCTACGTGGTGGTCACCATCGATCACACCTACGAGGCGTCCGAGGTCCTGTTCCCGGACGGGGCGCTCGCGGTGTCCGTCCTCCCCGCGCTGATGAAGCGGCCGAATCCGGACCTCGCGGCCCTCACCCGCCGGTCGATGGAGGCCAGGGTGGGCGACGTGCCGTTCGTGCTGGACCGGCTGCACGCGCTCCGGCGCGGCGGCCGTACGGCGGCGGAGCGCGCGCTCCCGCGCGGGCTGGCGGAGGCGCTGGACCTGTCGAGGACCGGCATGGCCGGGCACTCCGGGGGCGGTTTCACGGCGGCCCAGGCCCTGTGCGACGACACCCGGCTGGTCACCGGGATCAACCTCGACGGGCAGATGCACTTCCCGACCAAGGCCGACGGGTCGGGCGTCGAGCTGGGAGCGGTGGCCGAGAAGGGGCTCGACCGCCCGTTCCTGCTGATCGGTTCGGCCGCGGACGTGGCCGACAACCGGCCGGGGTGGGACGCGCTCGTCCGGCACAGCCGGGGACACGTCCGGCGGCTGATCGTCCACGACACCGCCCACGGCGCGTTCACCGACGCCGCCGCGCTGCTGCCGCGCCTGGCCGAACGCGGCACGCTGTCCCGGGAGACGGTGACGGAGCTCCTCGGGGCGCTGTCGGCGGGGCGGTCGATCGCCATCACCCGGGCGCTCGTCACGGCCTTCCTCGACCGGCGGCTGCGCGACCGGGACGCCCGGCCCGGGGACGTGCCGACGGACCCGTTCCCCGAGGTGGAACGGGTCCGGTGA
- a CDS encoding S1 family peptidase: MTTRRTRARHAALAATAAAVMTATALGAQGAGAAPAPDPTPLTDTQAGALAHRITHDLGDRTAGAYYDASARKLVVNVVDAKTAAAVRAAGAEPRTVTRSAARLAGATKTLDAQARIPGTAWAVDPRTNRVVVKADSTVRGERLARLDKVVASLGDAATLRRVPGAFRPTLAGGDAIWAPRARCSLGFNVTKNGQAHFLTAGHCGNISSTWSDRQGGATIGRTVTSVFPGHDYALVRYTANIAHPSAVDLYDGGQQTITGAAEAAVGQSVRRSGSTTGVYGGQVTGLDATVNYQEGSVTGMIDTTVCAEPGDSGGALFADSSAVGLTSGGSGDCSSGGETFFQPVTDALSALGAQLP, from the coding sequence TTGACTACACGACGCACACGCGCGCGCCACGCCGCCCTGGCCGCGACCGCCGCGGCCGTCATGACGGCGACCGCCCTCGGCGCCCAGGGCGCGGGCGCGGCCCCCGCGCCGGACCCCACCCCGCTGACGGACACCCAGGCCGGCGCCCTCGCCCACCGGATCACCCACGACCTCGGCGACCGGACCGCCGGCGCCTACTACGACGCCTCGGCCCGGAAACTGGTCGTCAACGTCGTCGACGCGAAGACCGCCGCCGCGGTACGGGCGGCCGGCGCCGAACCGCGCACGGTCACCCGCTCGGCCGCACGACTCGCCGGGGCCACGAAGACCCTGGACGCCCAGGCCCGGATCCCCGGCACCGCCTGGGCGGTCGACCCGCGCACCAACCGGGTCGTCGTCAAGGCCGACAGCACCGTGCGCGGCGAGCGGCTCGCGCGGCTCGACAAGGTCGTCGCCTCCCTCGGCGACGCCGCGACCCTCCGGCGGGTGCCCGGCGCCTTCCGGCCGACCCTCGCCGGCGGCGACGCCATCTGGGCCCCGCGGGCCCGCTGCTCCCTCGGCTTCAACGTCACCAAGAACGGACAGGCGCACTTCCTGACCGCCGGACACTGCGGCAACATCTCGTCCACCTGGTCCGACCGGCAGGGCGGCGCCACCATCGGCAGGACGGTGACGTCCGTCTTCCCCGGCCACGACTACGCCCTCGTCAGATACACGGCGAACATCGCCCACCCCAGCGCCGTCGACCTCTACGACGGCGGACAGCAGACCATCACCGGCGCCGCCGAGGCCGCCGTGGGCCAGTCGGTGCGGCGCAGCGGCAGCACCACGGGGGTGTACGGCGGCCAGGTCACCGGGCTCGACGCCACCGTCAACTACCAGGAGGGCTCCGTCACCGGGATGATCGACACCACCGTCTGCGCCGAGCCGGGCGACAGCGGCGGCGCCCTGTTCGCCGACTCGTCCGCCGTCGGCCTCACCTCCGGGGGCAGCGGCGACTGCTCGTCCGGCGGCGAGACGTTCTTCCAGCCCGTCACCGACGCGCTGAGCGCCCTCGGGGCCCAGCTGCCCTGA
- a CDS encoding ATP-binding SpoIIE family protein phosphatase: MDTNAAPDAPGPPPEDAADLGRWALAQFPIGIAVYDRDNRLVTANDEMVRLSGLSRDGLTGRRLDELLPGPPFEEFARIGDEVLRTGRAVRADNYFVSPGDGRERAWASFFTPIKDADGRTRGLSLAALDVTAEYRARQRLALVNDAGARIGTTLDMDRTAAELAESTVGRFADFVAVDLLPDGIGSDGEAGRPGPGEPVELRRTARRWSVPEDSADPAAPVSSDGTYRCPPHSPPALALASGKPARHRGDEPAVRSWAGDSPTLPPAVRARGVGSLLVVPLAAHDTVSGLALFVRHPDSEPFDDHDLLLAEEITARAAVCVENARRYARERAVALTLQRSLLPARLPGHAAVEVTSRYLPATAQAGLGGDWYDVIPLSGARVALVVGDVVGHGLQASATMGRLRAAVRTLADIDLPPDELLTHLDDLVVQLAQDRAAQARDGDAGDEAGETDASCLYAVYDPVSRRLVAASADHPPPVLVTPDGTARFLELPPGPALGVGGLPFESLEVEVPEGSLLALYTDGLVEGRGSGSASGRDAGSGAGSDGDGGRLLRRTLARPAAELERVCDDVLAALLPERPADDVALLLARTRALAADRVSTWELTDHPASVADARKRVAGQLAAWGLEELAFTTELVVSELVTNAIRHAAPPIRLRLIRDGALICEVSDASSTSPRMRRARAFDEGGRGLLLVAQLCRRWGTRFTAAGKTIWAEQPLSPAA; the protein is encoded by the coding sequence ATGGACACGAACGCCGCACCGGACGCTCCCGGCCCGCCGCCGGAGGACGCGGCCGACCTGGGGCGGTGGGCGCTGGCCCAGTTCCCCATCGGGATCGCCGTCTACGACCGGGACAACCGGCTGGTGACCGCCAACGACGAGATGGTCCGGCTGAGCGGCCTGAGCCGTGACGGCCTCACCGGCCGCCGCCTCGACGAGCTGCTCCCCGGACCACCTTTCGAGGAGTTCGCCCGCATCGGCGACGAGGTCCTCCGCACCGGCCGGGCCGTCCGCGCCGACAACTACTTCGTGTCCCCCGGCGACGGCCGCGAACGCGCCTGGGCCAGCTTCTTCACCCCGATCAAGGACGCCGACGGCCGCACCCGAGGGCTCTCCCTCGCCGCCCTGGACGTCACCGCCGAGTACCGCGCGCGGCAGCGGCTCGCCCTCGTCAACGACGCCGGCGCCCGGATCGGCACCACCCTGGACATGGACCGCACCGCCGCGGAGCTCGCCGAGTCCACCGTCGGCCGGTTCGCCGACTTCGTCGCGGTCGACCTGCTCCCGGACGGCATCGGCTCCGACGGGGAGGCCGGGCGGCCCGGTCCCGGCGAGCCCGTCGAGCTGCGCCGCACCGCCCGGCGCTGGAGCGTCCCCGAGGACTCGGCCGACCCCGCCGCCCCCGTCTCATCGGACGGCACCTACCGCTGCCCGCCGCACTCGCCGCCCGCCCTCGCCCTCGCCTCCGGCAAACCCGCCCGCCACCGCGGCGACGAACCGGCCGTCCGCTCCTGGGCCGGGGACTCGCCCACGCTGCCGCCCGCCGTGCGCGCCCGCGGCGTCGGCTCCCTCCTCGTCGTACCGCTCGCCGCGCACGACACCGTCTCCGGGCTGGCCCTGTTCGTCCGGCACCCGGACTCCGAGCCGTTCGACGACCACGACCTGCTGCTCGCCGAGGAGATCACCGCCCGCGCCGCCGTCTGCGTCGAGAACGCCCGGCGGTACGCGCGCGAACGCGCCGTCGCCCTGACCCTCCAGCGCAGCCTGCTGCCCGCGCGGCTGCCCGGGCACGCGGCCGTGGAGGTCACCTCCCGCTATCTGCCCGCCACCGCGCAGGCCGGCCTCGGCGGCGACTGGTACGACGTGATCCCGCTCTCCGGGGCCCGGGTCGCGCTCGTCGTCGGCGACGTCGTCGGGCACGGGCTCCAGGCGTCCGCCACCATGGGCCGGCTGCGCGCGGCCGTCCGCACCCTGGCCGACATCGACCTGCCCCCCGACGAACTCCTCACCCACCTCGACGACCTCGTCGTCCAGCTGGCCCAGGACCGGGCGGCCCAGGCGCGGGACGGCGACGCCGGCGACGAGGCGGGGGAGACGGACGCGTCCTGCCTCTACGCGGTGTACGACCCGGTCTCCCGCCGGCTCGTCGCCGCGAGCGCCGACCACCCGCCGCCCGTCCTGGTGACCCCCGACGGCACCGCCCGCTTCCTGGAGCTGCCTCCCGGGCCGGCGCTGGGCGTCGGCGGGCTGCCGTTCGAGTCGCTGGAGGTGGAGGTGCCGGAGGGCAGCCTGCTCGCGCTGTACACCGACGGGCTGGTGGAGGGACGCGGCTCCGGTTCCGCGTCCGGCCGCGACGCCGGTTCCGGTGCCGGCTCCGACGGGGACGGCGGCCGGCTGCTGCGGCGGACCCTGGCCCGGCCCGCCGCGGAGCTGGAGCGGGTCTGCGACGACGTCCTCGCCGCCCTCCTCCCGGAGCGCCCCGCCGACGACGTCGCCCTGCTGCTGGCCCGCACCAGGGCGCTGGCGGCCGACCGGGTGAGCACCTGGGAGCTGACGGACCACCCCGCGTCGGTGGCCGACGCCCGCAAGCGCGTCGCCGGGCAACTCGCCGCGTGGGGGCTGGAGGAGCTCGCCTTCACCACGGAACTCGTCGTCAGCGAGCTGGTCACCAACGCCATCCGGCACGCCGCGCCGCCCATCCGGCTCCGGCTGATCCGGGACGGCGCGCTGATCTGCGAGGTGTCCGACGCCAGCAGCACGTCGCCGCGGATGCGCCGGGCCCGGGCCTTCGACGAGGGCGGCCGGGGGCTGCTGCTGGTCGCCCAGCTCTGCCGGCGGTGGGGGACGCGGTTCACCGCCGCCGGCAAGACGATCTGGGCGGAGCAGCCGCTGTCACCGGCGGCCTGA
- a CDS encoding TetR/AcrR family transcriptional regulator C-terminal domain-containing protein has protein sequence MAGRRTAGNASLTREDLADAALRLLEREGPKGLTMRKVAAEVGVQAASLYWHVQNKEELLDLAADALWEGYVPLPPGLVASPDDWRRCLATATRRLRAHLLAHAGAVRVLAGRFAPGARALGPLEETFGMLRRLGFGPAETALGAYTVVIWVQGFVLHEAVPMSAAEERGATPAEAVEEARERLAALPAERYPHLVALAGELTGPDMDSRFEFGLALLLDGLGALREAGAG, from the coding sequence ATGGCAGGGCGCCGGACGGCCGGAAACGCCTCTCTGACCAGGGAGGACCTGGCCGATGCCGCACTGCGGCTGCTGGAGCGGGAGGGCCCCAAGGGCCTGACGATGCGGAAGGTGGCCGCCGAGGTGGGCGTTCAGGCGGCCTCCCTCTACTGGCACGTCCAGAACAAGGAAGAACTCCTCGACCTCGCCGCCGACGCCCTCTGGGAGGGCTACGTCCCGCTCCCGCCCGGCCTCGTCGCCTCCCCCGACGACTGGCGCCGCTGTCTCGCCACCGCCACGCGGCGGCTGCGGGCGCACCTGCTGGCGCACGCGGGTGCCGTGCGGGTGCTCGCCGGGCGCTTCGCCCCCGGGGCGCGGGCTCTCGGGCCGCTGGAGGAGACGTTCGGGATGCTGCGCCGGCTCGGCTTCGGGCCGGCGGAGACGGCGCTCGGCGCGTACACCGTCGTGATCTGGGTGCAGGGGTTCGTGCTGCACGAGGCCGTGCCCATGTCGGCCGCCGAGGAGCGCGGGGCGACGCCCGCCGAGGCCGTCGAGGAGGCGCGGGAGCGGCTGGCCGCGCTGCCCGCCGAGCGGTATCCGCACCTGGTCGCGCTGGCCGGGGAGCTCACCGGTCCCGACATGGACAGCCGTTTCGAGTTCGGGCTGGCCCTGCTGCTGGACGGGCTGGGGGCGCTGCGGGAGGCCGGGGCGGGGTAG
- a CDS encoding NAD(P)-dependent alcohol dehydrogenase has translation MNSMTVAAYAAPAPKAPLVKTTVTRRALGAHDILIEIKYAGICHSDIHTVQGDWGDRVYPIVPGHEIAGVVAAVGAEVTRYAVGDRVGVGCFVDSCRTCDNCRAGLQQYCTGETGMIGTYAATGRDGEQTQGGYSTHVVVDEEYVLRIPDAIPLDTAAPLLCAGVTLYSPLAHWQAGPGKKVAIVGLGGLGHLGVRIADAMGAEVTVLSQSLRKKEDGLRLGADHYRATSDPATFEELAGTFDLIVNTVSADLDLDAYLGLLRPGGTMVQLGGPEKPLAVSPFALITHRKSLAGSMIGGIPETQETLDFCAEHGIAAEVEVIDAARVNEAYERVLAGDVRFRFVIDTATI, from the coding sequence ATGAACAGCATGACCGTCGCCGCGTACGCCGCACCGGCCCCGAAGGCCCCCCTCGTCAAGACCACCGTCACCCGCCGCGCCCTGGGGGCGCACGACATCCTCATCGAAATCAAGTACGCGGGCATCTGCCACTCCGACATCCACACCGTCCAGGGCGACTGGGGAGACCGCGTCTACCCGATCGTCCCCGGCCACGAGATCGCCGGCGTCGTCGCCGCGGTCGGCGCCGAGGTCACCCGGTACGCCGTCGGGGACCGGGTCGGCGTGGGCTGCTTCGTGGACTCCTGCCGCACCTGTGACAACTGCCGGGCCGGACTCCAGCAGTACTGCACGGGCGAGACCGGCATGATCGGCACCTACGCCGCCACCGGCCGGGACGGCGAGCAGACGCAGGGCGGCTACTCGACCCACGTCGTCGTGGACGAGGAGTACGTCCTCCGGATCCCCGACGCCATCCCGCTGGACACCGCCGCCCCGCTGCTCTGCGCGGGCGTGACGCTCTACTCCCCGCTCGCCCACTGGCAGGCGGGCCCGGGCAAGAAGGTCGCGATCGTCGGCCTGGGCGGCCTCGGCCACCTCGGGGTGCGGATCGCGGACGCGATGGGCGCCGAGGTCACCGTCCTCAGCCAGTCGCTGCGCAAGAAGGAGGACGGCCTGCGGCTGGGCGCGGACCACTACCGGGCCACCTCCGACCCGGCCACCTTCGAGGAGCTGGCCGGCACCTTCGACCTGATCGTCAACACCGTCTCGGCCGACCTGGACCTGGACGCCTACCTGGGCCTGCTGCGGCCGGGCGGCACCATGGTCCAGCTCGGCGGTCCGGAGAAGCCGCTGGCCGTCTCGCCGTTCGCCCTGATCACCCACCGCAAGTCGCTCGCCGGCTCGATGATCGGCGGCATCCCCGAGACGCAGGAGACGCTGGACTTCTGCGCCGAGCACGGCATCGCCGCCGAGGTCGAGGTGATCGACGCCGCGCGGGTCAACGAGGCCTACGAGCGGGTGCTGGCCGGTGACGTCCGCTTCCGGTTCGTCATCGACACGGCCACCATCTGA
- a CDS encoding large conductance mechanosensitive channel protein MscL, which produces MLKGFKNFVMRGDIVVVAVGLIIALALSTLIKAFTDFVINPIIASLQGGRSLGLGWQLGRAGNKATYLDLGAFISAAIYFLIFMAVVYFFIVLPYRHVQARRGVVVFDEPGPLRICPSCLSEDLPAAATRCRHCCADLPAAGGRAHP; this is translated from the coding sequence ATGCTCAAGGGATTCAAGAACTTCGTCATGCGCGGCGACATCGTCGTCGTCGCGGTCGGCCTGATCATCGCGCTGGCGCTGAGCACCCTCATCAAGGCGTTCACCGACTTCGTGATCAACCCGATCATCGCCAGCCTGCAGGGCGGCCGCTCGCTCGGCCTCGGCTGGCAGCTCGGCCGGGCCGGGAACAAGGCCACCTACCTCGACCTCGGCGCCTTCATCTCCGCGGCCATTTACTTCCTCATCTTCATGGCCGTCGTCTACTTCTTCATCGTCCTCCCGTACCGGCACGTCCAGGCCCGCCGCGGCGTCGTCGTCTTCGACGAGCCGGGCCCCCTGCGGATCTGCCCGTCCTGCCTCTCCGAGGACCTCCCGGCCGCCGCCACCCGGTGCCGCCACTGCTGCGCCGACCTTCCGGCGGCGGGCGGACGGGCACACCCCTGA